Sequence from the Streptomyces sp. NBC_00440 genome:
TCGCCGTACGCGCCCTTGGACGGCCGGCGGCGGCGCAGCGGGGCCTCCACACCGTCGGCGAGACGGCGGGCGGTGACGAGGAAGCCGGTGTGGCCGATCATCCGGTGGTCCGGGCGGACGGCCAGCCCCTCGACGTGCCAGTTGCGGACCATGGACTCCCAGGGCTGCGGCTCGGCGAAGCAGCCGATCTCCCTGATCGACTCGACGGTGCGCGAGAGCTGGGTGGTGGTGGCCACGTAGCAGCAGAGGATGCCGCCGGGGACGAGCGCCTTGGAGACGGCGTCCAGGCACTCCCAGGGGGCGAGCATGTCCAGCACCACACGGTCGACGTCCGTGTCGGAGAGGTTGTCCTGGAGGTCACCGACGGTGAGCTGCCAGGCGGGGTGCGGACCGCCGAAGTAGCGCTCCACGTTCTGCGTGGCGATCTCCGCGAAGTCCTCGCGGCGCTCGTACGAGTGCAGCATCCCCTGCTCGCCGATGGCACGCAGCAGGAAGCTGCTGAGCGCGCCGGACCCCACACCCGCCTCGACGACGCGTGCGCCGGGGAAGATGTCCCCGAAGGCCAGGATCTGGCCCGCGTCCTTGGGGTAGACCACGGCGGCGCCGCGGGGCATGGACAGGACGAAATCGGGGAGCAGGGGGCGCAGCGCGAGGTAGGCGACGTTTCCCGTGGTACGGACAACACTGCCCTCGGGAGCACCGATCAGCTCGTCGTGCGGGAAAGAACCCTTGTGGGTGTGGAAGTTCTTCCCGGCTTCGAGCGTGAAGGTGTAGTGGCGTCCCTTGGGGTCGGTGAGCTGGACCTGGTCCCCGACTTTGAAGGGCCCACGTCGGCGGGCGGCACCGGTCGGTTCGGACATACGAGCAGACTACCGGCCTCAGGAACCGGGTCGCGCCATCGCCTGGACGAATGCCCGTTCGACGTCGGCGGTGGAGAGGACTCCGTAGATCGCGCCGGTCTCCTCGACCACCAGGTACTCGGTGGCCGGACTGGCCCGCAGCTTGTCGAGGAGCGCCTCGCCCGCCAGCTCGGCCGGCACCCGCATCCCCTCGGTGAGGTCCTGGGCGAGTCCGCTGACCGCGACCCAGGGGCGCCGGTGCTCCGGCACTCCGACGATGGCCGCTTCCCTGACCAGGGCGGTCGGGTCGCCCTGGCTGTCCACGACGACCAGTGCGCGGGCACCGGCGTCATTGGCCCTGCGCAGCGCCTCGGAGAGCGGTGTCGTCGTCTCCACGGGGACGGCGCGCCGGGTGAGCGTACGGGCGCGGAGTTCGGGGAGGTGTTCGCGGAGCCTGGCCATCCGCAGGCTGTTGCCCGCGCCGGTCCAGATGATCGCGGCGAGGATCGCGGCGAGCAGTGCGTCCATGACCGTCTCCATGCCGCCCACGTCGGCGTCGGAGCCGGTGTGGGTGAGCAGCGGGAGGCCGATCAGGACCGAGACGGCGAGCAGGCGGCCGAACCAGGCGGCGGCGATGGTGCCGCTCATCGGCTTGCCGGTGATCTTCCAGACGACCGCGCGGAGCATCCGGCCGCCGTCCAGCGGAAGCCCGGGCAGCAGGTTGAAGACCGCCACGATGAGGTTGGAGATCATCAGGCCGGCCAGCAGCACTCCGGGGACCGTACCGGGCTCCACCGCCTTCATCCCGAGGTAGAAGAGGCCGGAGAGGATCAGCGAGAGCAGCGGTCCGACGAAGGCCAGGATGAACTCGCGTCCCGGGGTGTCGGATTCCTTCTCGATCTCCGAGACACCGCCGAAGAACTGGAGCTGGATGCGGCGCACCGGCAGCTTGAACCGCAGTGCGGCGACGGTGTGGGCCAGTTCGTGGACCAGTACGGAGGCGTAGAAGGCGACCGCGAAGAAGAGGGAGACCAGATACCGGACGTTGCCCAGTTCGGGGAGGATCCGGTCGAGCTGGCCGCCGAAGACCCAGGTGATGAGGGCTGCCACCAGGAACCAGCTGGGGGCGACGTACACCGGGACTCCGAAGGGGCGGCCCATCAGGATGCCGCCGCCCGGTGCGTCCCGGCGGCGCTGCGGTTTGCCGCCGTCGGGCGCGGGGCCGGGCCCCGACCCGTCCGCGCCGGGCTGCGGGCGCCCGCTGTCGCCGCTCTCGTCCACGGTGTCCCTTCATGTCGTTCATGTCGTTCATGTCGTTCGAATGCGTTCCTCCGCACCGTCGCCGGTCCAGACACCGCTTTCCACGGTGTCCTGATCATGCAGGGTGAGGAGGTCCACCGTCGATGGTATGCGGATCGTTGTCAGTGGCGGGTCGTAGGGTCTTGGACATGACTACCGCCCAGCAGCCCACTTCACTCTCGCCGTCGCGGGCGAGTGACTTCATGCAGTGTCCGCTGCTGTACAGGTTCCGGGTGATCGACAAGCTGCCGGAGAAGCCCAGTCCTGCGGCGACGCGCGGCACTCTGGTGCATGCGGTGCTGGAGCGGATGTTCGACGACCCGGCGGCGGAGCGGACGGTTCCGCGCGCCCGGGGCATGGTCCCCGGCCAGTGGGACCGCCTTCTGTCGGCCAAGCCGGAGCTGGGCGAGCTGTTCGCGGACGACCCCGGGGGCGAGCAGCTGGCGAAGTGGCTCTCGGAGGCCGAGGCGCTGGTCGAGCGGTGGTTCACGCTGGAGGACCCGACGCGGCTCGAACCGGCCGAGCGGGAGCTGTTCATCGAGACGGAGCTGGCGTCGGGGCTGCGGCTGCGCGGGATCATCGACCGGGTCGATGTGGCGCCGACCGGCGAGGTCCGGATCGTCGACTACAAAACGGGCAAGGCGCCGCGCCCGCAGTTCGCGGAGGGCGCGCTCTTCCAGATGAAGTTCTACGCGCTGGTCGTGTGGCGGCTGAAGGGCATCCTGCCGCGCCGGCTCCAGCTGGTGTATCTGGGGAGCGGCGACGTGGTGACGTACGACCCGGTCGAAGGCGATCTGGAGCGGGTCGAGCGCAAGCTGCTGGCGCTGTGGGACGCGATCAGGAAGGCCACGGAGAGCGGCGACTGGCAGCCGCGGCCGACGAAGCTCTGCGGCTGGTGCGACCACCAGGCGGTCTGTCCGGAATTCGGCGGCACCCCGCCGGTCTACCCCCTGGAAGTGGTGCGCGGGGCCGGGGCCGAGGTGTCCGGCGCGGCCGCGGAGCGGTGAGATCCGGCGGGCCCCTTCGGCGCTGTGCCTGATCCGTCCGGGACTCCCCCGGTACGCCCTGCGGCGTCCCGGTGGGCCGGTCAGGGCAGAATGGGGCCGGTCTAGCGAAGGAGTTCCCGTGGCGATCCGCGTCCTACTGGTCGATGACCAGCCGCTGCTGCGCACCGGTTTCCGGATGATTCTGGAGGCCGAGCAGGACCTGGCGGTGGTCGGTGAGGCCGGGGACGGCCTCCAGGCCCTCGACCAGGTCCGGGCGTTGCAGCCCGATGTGGTGCTGATGGACATCCGGATGCCCCGGATGGACGGGGTCGAGGCCACCCGCCAGATCACCGGCCCCGGCCGGGACGGCCCGGCGAAGGTCCTGGTCCTGACCACTTTCGACCTGGACGAGTACGTCGTGGAGGCCCTGCGGGCCGGCGCGAGCGGTTTCCTGCTCAAGGACGCGCCCGCCAATGAGCTGGTCCAGGCGATCCGGGTGGTGGCCGGGGGCGAGGCGATGCTCGCGCCGAGCATCACCCGCCGGCTGCTCGACAAGTACGCGGACCATCTGCCGTCCGGCGAGGATCCCGTTCCGGACACGCTGCACACGCTGACCGAGCGCGAGGTGGAAGTCCTCAAGCTGGTCGCGCGGGGTCTGTCCAACGCCGAGATCGCCGCCGATCTGTTCGTCAGCGAGACCACGGTGAAGACGCATGTGGGTCACGTGCTGACCAAGCTGGGGCTGCGCGACCGGGTCCAGGCAGCGGTCTACGCGTACGAGAGCGGTCTGGTACGCCCGGGGGCCCAGCAGTAGCTCCCGGGCCCCGCCCGCCGGTCCTCCGGGCCGCCCGCGACCCATCGGGGCGGCTCCGGGCGGCAGCACACCGGCCGGTGTGCTGCCGCCGGCCGGTCAGCTGACGCCGCGGGCGAGCTCCCAGATCTGCAGGGCGGAGGAGTTGCTCAGCGCCCACTCCGCTCCGGTCAGGTCGTCCCGGGCCGCCACATACTGCTTGCCCTGCCAGAGCGGCAGCACGGGAACGTCGT
This genomic interval carries:
- a CDS encoding tRNA (adenine-N1)-methyltransferase encodes the protein MSEPTGAARRRGPFKVGDQVQLTDPKGRHYTFTLEAGKNFHTHKGSFPHDELIGAPEGSVVRTTGNVAYLALRPLLPDFVLSMPRGAAVVYPKDAGQILAFGDIFPGARVVEAGVGSGALSSFLLRAIGEQGMLHSYERREDFAEIATQNVERYFGGPHPAWQLTVGDLQDNLSDTDVDRVVLDMLAPWECLDAVSKALVPGGILCCYVATTTQLSRTVESIREIGCFAEPQPWESMVRNWHVEGLAVRPDHRMIGHTGFLVTARRLADGVEAPLRRRRPSKGAYGEDYSGPGKSTAQPKAAVESDSAESESTGSDEIV
- a CDS encoding RecB family exonuclease — its product is MVCGSLSVAGRRVLDMTTAQQPTSLSPSRASDFMQCPLLYRFRVIDKLPEKPSPAATRGTLVHAVLERMFDDPAAERTVPRARGMVPGQWDRLLSAKPELGELFADDPGGEQLAKWLSEAEALVERWFTLEDPTRLEPAERELFIETELASGLRLRGIIDRVDVAPTGEVRIVDYKTGKAPRPQFAEGALFQMKFYALVVWRLKGILPRRLQLVYLGSGDVVTYDPVEGDLERVERKLLALWDAIRKATESGDWQPRPTKLCGWCDHQAVCPEFGGTPPVYPLEVVRGAGAEVSGAAAER
- a CDS encoding site-2 protease family protein, whose amino-acid sequence is MDESGDSGRPQPGADGSGPGPAPDGGKPQRRRDAPGGGILMGRPFGVPVYVAPSWFLVAALITWVFGGQLDRILPELGNVRYLVSLFFAVAFYASVLVHELAHTVAALRFKLPVRRIQLQFFGGVSEIEKESDTPGREFILAFVGPLLSLILSGLFYLGMKAVEPGTVPGVLLAGLMISNLIVAVFNLLPGLPLDGGRMLRAVVWKITGKPMSGTIAAAWFGRLLAVSVLIGLPLLTHTGSDADVGGMETVMDALLAAILAAIIWTGAGNSLRMARLREHLPELRARTLTRRAVPVETTTPLSEALRRANDAGARALVVVDSQGDPTALVREAAIVGVPEHRRPWVAVSGLAQDLTEGMRVPAELAGEALLDKLRASPATEYLVVEETGAIYGVLSTADVERAFVQAMARPGS
- a CDS encoding response regulator, with the protein product MAIRVLLVDDQPLLRTGFRMILEAEQDLAVVGEAGDGLQALDQVRALQPDVVLMDIRMPRMDGVEATRQITGPGRDGPAKVLVLTTFDLDEYVVEALRAGASGFLLKDAPANELVQAIRVVAGGEAMLAPSITRRLLDKYADHLPSGEDPVPDTLHTLTEREVEVLKLVARGLSNAEIAADLFVSETTVKTHVGHVLTKLGLRDRVQAAVYAYESGLVRPGAQQ